Proteins co-encoded in one Nicotiana sylvestris chromosome 7, ASM39365v2, whole genome shotgun sequence genomic window:
- the LOC104224227 gene encoding cytochrome P450 94C1-like: MASPYFFILFLFTISFFFLFFILCYILRLKFWCKCEICNSYISASWSSKFTNLCDWYTLLLKESPTRTIHIHVLGNTITANPENVEYMLKTRFENFPKGKTFSTILGDFLGRGIFNVDGDLWKFQRKMASLELGRSSIRSYAFEVIHNEIQQRLLPLLACVANKDEILDLQDVFRRFSFDSICRFSFGLDPKSLELSLPISEFALSFDLASQLSAERAMHMSPIIWKIKRLLNIGSEKKLKKAIKTINILAQEVIRQRRKLGFSNHKDLLSRFMGTIANETYLRDIVISFLLAGRDTVASALTSFFWLVARHPQVVEKIRDEADKVIGKNHEITDCEQMRELHYLQATVYESMRLFPPIQFDSKFCLEDDFLPDGTFIKKGTRVTYYPYAMGRMEELWGSDSLEFKPERWINKDGVFFQENPFKYPVFQAGLRVCLGKEMALVEIKSVVLSFLRRFHVELVHPSHHTPRFSPGLTASFRGGLPVFVRENCSTTNSCSLKKT, from the coding sequence ATGGCCTCTCCTTATTTCTTTATCTTGTTTCTCTTTAccatctcttttttcttcttattttttatcCTTTGCTATATACTAAGACTAAAGTTTTGGTGTAAATGTGAAATTTGCAACTCTTATATTTCAGCTAGTTGGTCTTCTAAATTCACCAATTTATGTGATTGGTATACTCTTCTTCTTAAAGAATCTCCAACTAGAACAATTCATATACATGTTCTTGGCAATACAATCACCGCGAATCCTGAAAACGTCGAGTATATGCTCAAAACAAGATTTGAGAATTTCCCAAAAGGGAAAACGTTTTCTACAATTTTAGGTGATTTTCTTGGTAGAGGTATATTCAATGTAGATGGAGATTTATGGAAATTTCAAAGGAAAATGGCTAGTCTTGAACTTGGACGAAGTTCAATAAGATCATATGCATTTGAAGTTATACATAATGAGATTCAACAAAGGCTTCTCCCATTATTAGCTTGTGTAGCTAATAAAGATGAGATTTTGGATTTACAAGATGTTTTTAGGAGATTTTCTTTTGATAGTATTTGTAGATTTTCCTTTGGATTGGATCCAAAGAGTTTAGAATTGTCTTTACCAATCTCAGAATTTGCTCTCTCTTTTGACTTAGCATCACAATTATCAGCTGAAAGAGCAATGCATATGTCTCCAATTATTTGGAAGATTAAAAGATTGTTGAATATAGGGAGTGAAAAGAAGTTGAAAAAAGCCATCAAAACGATCAATATACTAGCTCAAGAAGTTATTAGACAAAGgcgaaaattagggttttcgaatCATAAAGATCTTTTATCAAGATTTATGGGAACTATAGCCAATGAAACTTATTTGAGAGATATTGTGATTAGCTTTCTTTTAGCTGGTCGCGACACGGTTGCATCTGCATTAACAAGTTTCTTTTGGCTAGTCGCGAGACATCCACAAGTGGTTGAAAAAATTAGAGACGAAGCTGATAAAGTTATTGGTAAAAACCACGAGATCACAGATTGTGAACAAATGAGAGAGCTTCATTATTTACAAGCAACAGTTTATGAGAGTATGAGACTTTTCCCTCCAATACAATTTGATTCAAAGTTTTGTTTGGAAGATGATTTTTTGCCTGATGGGACTTTTATCAAGAAAGGAACTAGGGTTACTTATTATCCTTACGCTATGGGAAGAATGGAGGAATTATGGGGTTCTGATTCTTTGGAATTCAAGCCAGAAAGATGGATTAATAAAGATGGtgttttttttcaagaaaatccTTTTAAGTATCCAGTATTTCAAGCTGGACTTAGGGTTTGTTTGGGGAAAGAAATGGCTCTTGTTGAGATTAAAAGTGTGGTTCTCTCATTTCTCCGACGATTTCATGTCGAATTAGTTCATCCATCACACCACACTCCTCGATTCTCTCCTGGTCTTACCGCCTCGTTTCGTGGCGGTTTACCAGTGTTTGTAAGAGAAAATTGTTCTACTACTAATTCCTGCAGCCTCAAGAAAACTTAA